The Candidatus Binatus sp. genome window below encodes:
- a CDS encoding PP2C family protein-serine/threonine phosphatase — protein sequence MDSSLSAPPSAEQAFELALLSDVGTDRPDNEDSCGHFIESPDSVVFAIADGVGGYEGGEIASRMAIDITLEAYRESPPAWGAAKRLHRAITRANIEIHDKALTVPELGRMATTMTAVAVEKGMLSAVHVGDCRLHLIRQSQISQITKDHTMVADRVRMGMMSAARAKDHPERGMLLRSLGHELIVSIDRIAMPLLERDRLLLCSDGLYNVLDDKELESLTRGVDAETGCRNLIDTANKRGTADNVTCAVFRMTSPTGHTVTIGGWRDRLRGWFRR from the coding sequence ATGGATTCGTCGCTCTCCGCTCCTCCTTCGGCAGAGCAGGCTTTCGAGTTGGCGCTGTTGTCCGACGTAGGTACGGACCGCCCCGACAATGAAGACTCGTGCGGGCATTTCATCGAGAGTCCCGACAGCGTGGTGTTCGCGATTGCCGACGGCGTCGGCGGCTACGAAGGCGGTGAAATCGCGAGCCGGATGGCGATCGACATAACTCTTGAAGCTTACCGCGAGAGCCCGCCGGCGTGGGGCGCCGCCAAGCGGCTCCATCGCGCGATTACGCGGGCCAACATCGAGATTCACGACAAGGCGCTGACCGTGCCGGAACTGGGCCGGATGGCGACCACAATGACGGCGGTCGCGGTGGAGAAGGGGATGCTGTCGGCGGTACATGTCGGAGATTGCCGGCTCCATCTGATCCGTCAGAGCCAGATCTCGCAAATCACAAAAGACCACACGATGGTCGCCGACCGGGTCAGGATGGGTATGATGTCGGCGGCGCGGGCCAAGGATCATCCGGAGCGCGGGATGCTTCTGCGCAGCCTTGGACACGAGTTAATCGTGTCGATCGATCGGATCGCGATGCCGCTGCTGGAGCGCGATCGGCTGCTGCTGTGCAGCGACGGACTTTACAATGTACTGGATGACAAGGAACTGGAATCACTGACGCGCGGCGTTGACGCCGAGACGGGATGCCGCAACTTGATCGACACGGCCAATAAGCGCGGCACCGCTGACAATGTGACCTGCGCCGTCTTCAGAATGACGTCGCCGACCGGGCATACGGTGACCATCGGCGGATGGCGCGATCGATTGCGAGGATGGTTCAGACGATGA